The segment TTACATAGATTTACACACTTCACAAACCTAGTTGCCTAGATGCCAATATAAAGACAGAATAAGATCCAGGACAATATGTCTCTATGCCCAGAAGTCCTAGGATGGCAGATCCTGACTATTCCAACATACCtgaaacatgcacacatagagagagacagagagtgtcacacacacacactgagagagagagagagagagagagagagagagagagagagagagagagaggtttgaaAACAGCAGTTATCAATATGGTAAAGATCCTTAAAAAGGGTTTGAATAAATCCCTTTTTTAAATTGATGAAAATACAGTGTAGGAAAATTGTGGTAGTTTCAGTAGGAATGTTCTCAATAAACTCATATACTTAAATGCTTGATCAATTTGACATAGTGCTACCTTGCATGGATTAGGGgccatggccttgttggaggctgGTTGCCACTCAGGTGGGCTTTggagtttcaaaagctcaagccaggcccagtgtcttctATATCTTTCTCCCAAGAAGCTTGTAAGTTACCACAATTCCCCATGTAATGTTGAGGCCTTTGTCTTTCACTATTTATTTTAATGCTAAGGGCTTACCTCCAAGATTTGAAGTCTGCCAGAATGCTAAGGGACCCTTGCCCCAATTAATTCTGCTGGATAAAGATGCTAGCAAGGTTTAGGTTTCCCGGACTTGGGACCACAAGGAGGAAGTAAGAGATAAATGAGGAGTGTTTGTTTAGAACTTTAATGTAATGTCTCCAGTTTTGTTTAAATCTAGGAAAACTCCAACATGATAATAATATTttgaaacaaaccaataaaaatagtttttcctagctcaatgaaaacattttatttattttctgcaaaATACTTTTTATAATCTATCAGACTTTTCCATCCCTCCAATCCTGTTTTATTTTCCCATGAACTTTTCATATTATGACAATGAAGTATCAAATCTGAGTCATGTGTCTATGAAGTATCCAGAATCACTAATAATGTCAGAAATAAGTAATTCTTATTTTCCAAAAGTATTTATAGATAAAGATAGTAGAATAGAGGCAAGCAATTCTCTACTAAATCATtataaatcagaaaagaaaaaaagaaaaattccatgTAATTAAACATGAGAAATGCAAGGGTGCATGAGAGTAAAATGTAGAATAAAAAAACTAGATAAAATACACAAGTATTGCTTAATACAGCTATAATGGGAAAAGGCAAACTGTGACCAGAAGTGCTACACCAAAAGGTGGACAAGAGGGAAATTCTCTCCACAGATCTTGCTTTAAAggtgggaggaaaaaaataacacaaaattaaATAGTGGATTATTGTCCCATCAAGGAGATTCTGGGAAATTACTCAAGGGTGCTAGCCCATGTTACTCTGTTAAATATTCTGATGAGAAacaagcagacacacacaaaacaaaacaaacaaacaaaaaaccctctgcACTCAAAAAGCTCCTCTGGGAACAATAACCAATGATGCAGAACCACTTCTGGCCTCAAAACATTGCAAGCTCCGCCCTCTAACCAATGAAAGTGGGAGACTCTGAGAAGCACAGAGAAAGGCACAGGAGCCTGCACAAGAGTGACCTGATATGAAAAACTATGAAAAAGGTAGCTGTTGCCTGAACTTTGGATATGTTCTACTCGCTGGGCTGCctagtctgacctcagtggggGAGGAAATGCCTAGCCTCCAAGAGACTTGATGtgacagggtgggggaagggagataCAAAGGGGGCAATGCATgcccagaggagaagaggagggggaagcagAGAACTGTGGGAGGAGGTGAACAGGAGGAGGACAGTAAGCCAGATATATAGTGAATAAGTGTAAAAAAAATGTATCAATGCCAAGACTGTGGATTGTAAGAACAAGTTCCATGGTAAGATGGTAAGATGACAGTATTTACAATGCTAAGATTACAATGGCTAGTGACACTTCAGAGTCTTGGTACTTGAAATATACAGGGAAACTGATGGACTGTCAGGCAAAGTTGAAAAACCTAAACTGGTCAACAGAAGTTATACAGAGTAATACAGTAATCTGATGACTAGAAAACTCACATTGAATGCATTTCATCATCTGCCTATGATTAAAACACTGAGGgcacatttttttcctaaacttTAGTCTCTCCATGTCATGTGAATAAAAAGCATTATTTATAATTCCCAATATATAGGCCCACCAAGAACAAGAATAAAGACTGCCACTCTGAAAGATTTTGGCAATGAATGCATGAGGATCCAGGTAGATCCAGGTGTTTTCTAGATCCTGGCCACTGATCGGGAAAGGACCAGCAAATAAGACATTTCATTTCCCTGTGGGGATGTCTTAACTCAAAGTTTAGTCATAATGGCAATGAAAAAGCAGGCGGTAAACTTGAAAGAGAGCATTAGAGAGTACATGGGAGGACTTGaagggggggaagggaagggaatgatagaaaaaaatgtaaaatgtagtaGATCAATGCTGATAGTGGTTCTCTATTGTCAGTGATAAAATTCTAAagcaaattttatatttaaaagttttttggGGAATTTCTAATGTATACACAGTATACAAAATTAGACACAACAAGTTTAATGTACTAAGTAAGACATTTATGTGTTCCGAAATAAAGAAGAATGTATCGTTAAGTGGTCATTAGCAGTGTCTAAAGGATGTAGGATGTAGTGACTAATTGAGAAGGGATATATGTGCAATAAGCAGTGGGTGTTTAAACCTTAATGAAAATAGGAAACAACACATCTAACAAAAGATGGAGTTTAAATGGCATAGATATGCAATTCATTGTGTTCATATTTCATAATGAaggggaaattaaaaataaattcaagtttaagGGGAAATATTGGTAAATTTTGCACTTGCTCTTCACAAAATGCTACATCTAAGACTTTGGTATAACTATATCTGTATAATCACAACCCTGGCTCCCTACCTTACATCCAGTACAGATGTAAGCTGTAAACAGAAAGTAGCAAAATACGGGATGATACACAGCAAAAAATATAGATACTGAATctctcctcccccgcccccccaatTTCCTCTGCGTTCAGGGGAATGAACCTGTGCAGAAAGAACCTAGGAATTCTTTGTTCTTTGCAGGTACAGCAAGGTTATCAGTCAAGTGCTTTAGGTTATTATTCTATCAATTAGAGGCAAAGCGGGCACAATGATATTACAACAACCTCACATGGCAACTCTTCcattattttgtaaatgaacTTCAGCATATATTCTATGAATGTGTTGGTTACCCCTGAGTTCCATACATGGCTTAATTCAACCAGGACATTTTTCTTTGCTTAGTGTCAACCATGACTCCTTTACCAGTGATGTTTTTTCTCCTAACTCTGCTGTTACCATCAATGCACACTGATGGAAGGGTGAGTGTTACATAATATTTATCTCAAATCTACCTGACAATTTTGGAAAATAGTACATTACATAAGAATACAGAAATCCTGATAGTATAGTGTGTTACAATATTCTCATTTGTGTCTTGGAGCATATAACAGGGCTACAGAGATAGAGAGTAAGGTTTCACTCTCTAGCTTTGTCAGCTATAATACCCACTAATGGCATGTGGGAACTGGATACTTGAAGAGGCAGATGTGCTGCAAATATATGACACTTGTAGGCATCAAAGTTGCACACTTTTGGGCTTGAGAGGCATGTCAGTGAGTAAAGCATTAAAAGGTGAGTTCATCTATTGAACTCATCATCACTTGCAAGTACACTACTGTGAAAGGTGAGTCCGAAGCAGAAGAATCCAGCAGGAAATGAAGGACCCTTTctaaaataaagtttctttttatttcttatataagATAATTTTGGCTGTTGGTCCTGTGTCTTCCATTCtgaagatctggatcacaggcatgctcttcatttctggattgtagttcattccagatataggaaagttgagaaccaggaatagccatcacaagtgACATCCTGGCCTACAGTGGTTCTTCGAGGATGCCCAATCCAGACAGTGAACCTTTCCTCATGTCCCAGAGCCAAGGGAAACCTGCAGCTAGTCATCAGTTTCTAGGGCTGAGTCTGTGTCTGCATAAGCTttacatcactctgccaatcctATTGGGCAATGACAGCATGTGCATCacagctgtctctctctctcttcttaacACCATCATGTCTCTTCATCCACCTTTCTCCACAGCTCATACACtgccatttttctatttttcctacaTCTACAGCAcaggtttgtttttatagtggaaaTAGGCTGGCTGCCAGCCTGCCCTCAAAAGGAACCCTTAAGATGCTATCTTTTATATATTAttgtcaatatttttaaatgtctgccTTCTTAATAAAAGTTCCACTAATTTCCCTTACAAAGAATATCTCTTCAGAAGAGCTTTTTATACAAATCAAGATAGCATATGAGTAGAAAAATATTATTACCATTTCTATCAGAAAATTACATTTGGATATAAATTATCTTTATATTTCATTTGAGTTAGATGTGGGGAATTGAATATGTATGAAAATTTTTCTTGGACAAATTACAGTGGTTCTGTACTACAAATGTCTAGCATGTGAATTCTTTCTATAAGGAATTGATAAGTGTCTTAAGCCTATTTCAAGTATAACAAACGGTCCCTGTTTCTAGGAACATATCCAAAGATAGACATAGATATAATTCCATGCAGTATGGTCACATCTCTGAAGatataactaaaataaataataaataaataaataaataaataaatattagtcctctgtcatgATGGAAGGAATAACGGTATAACTCATCTTGAAATATCAGAGAAAATATATAATGATTCTGTGATTGTTTACACGTGCTTAAAGTATTTCTCTAACCTATAAAGCATCACACTACTATGGAAATTCAACCTTCCTTAGATCTTGTTCAGACAATTCACAAGCATTATCCTATCCTGCACTTGATTTCCACATACACATATCTATAATGCAAAGCATCAACCTGAAACAGTGCTAATAGCTCATCGGATGAATTAATATCACTACACTGAACAAATGAGAAACAGTTGCTTACTAGATCACTGAAATCACCccaaataaaattctatttttctgCTAATATCTGAAAGTTCCATGTTGAGTGGCCATGGAGAACTTAAGTCTGGAAATTAGAACTTGTGGAGTACTAAGTGGGATACTGGCTCTTGCATTAGCCTAACCCACTCTAACTTCAATGACATGGAAGCAAGTAAGAGGAAAGTACTCCCTGCAAAGTCTAGGTAAATTATGAGCTTACAGCCTCTTTTCATTTTACTGTATCTTGTGTAAATACAAATGGGTaggttttatgtttatgtttcttATTGAAAACTTGTCATAAGTAATTTTCTCTTACTCAGGTACTGACACAGACTCAAAATGAATCCACCAAATCTTCTAATCATAAGAAAAATCACAAGGCTGTCTTGGACAAGACTGACCGCCAAGACAAAGGAAATAAACAGGCCCCAGAGAAAGTATTCTGTGCCTCCATTGATGATCAAACATTAGTTGAAGACTTGGCCACTGCTAATCAACACAAGTTAATCCTGTCTAAAAACAAGATATCCCAGAGCAACTGTTGTACTCAGAAGCATCAAGTGGACCCAGTAAACTTGAATCATATGGCCAGTAGACTTCAAAGGACCAGAGTGAGGCACCAAGAAGACAGTTCTAAACGCAAAGTCATCGTGGGTTTGGATGAATTCTTGGATTTAGTGAAAAAGATCTTGATTTCCCATTAAATTTAACTACAAGTCTCCTGGTGTCCAACATGGTTTGGCTCTTAGTAGTCTCTTTTTAAAAGTCCTATTACCTATTTTGTTAACCACCCAAACAAATAAGTTTAGAGACTGTAAATGAAcacaataaactttctcctccctCCAATTAAATACCAAAAACGACCAGAGGAAGTAAAGAAAGGGTTCTGAACTAGCAGTGGAAGGAGCAGACAAATAGGAATTACCATGACATTATAACCAAGAGACTAGTCTTCCTTTCTTTAAGTGCACATGTTACTTCATGGCAAGATACCTAGTAAAGTCATCGTGGGCTCCTCACTTTTCCTCACTGTAGTCTGATCAGATGGGAATGAAAATATCATATGCTTTGAACTATAAAGCTTCGAAGTTATAAAGTACTAAGTATATTGATTTTTTCCATTGCTCACAGTCGCATTTCACTCTCCATTGCCTCTTTCTCCCATGAACTGTAAGTCATCTTCTCAATAAATCTCTCTCctgcttttattgttttgtttccttgtttgttcgattgtttgcttttttttgttttgttttgttttgttgttggggaGTTCACTAGGTATAACACATggctgttgtggatagccctggggctaattatatttgatgttaattctgttctcctgtgattggctgtgaacaaggaatgagtcagcactcaggtgatttcctgtaaacctgctccCCACCTTAATTTGCAAAATAAATATGAGCTGAAGATTGGGTAGATAAAAGGAAAGGTGGATTggaaggtgagggagagagagagaaaggtggaatggaagagggagaggatgcagaggaggaggaagaagaagaaaagcagagcagaagtacatggcctggagaaacggcaagttctaaggggtctcatagctgTGGAAGACCATAGTATAGTGGTAgctctgcccaatctaggtgtgtAGCATGTAATCATactaactgtgttgtgttttcattgctggggcatatttgggaagAGATTTACCTCAACACAAGGTCATATGTATGAAGTGATCCCAGGAACAAGACAAATATCCCGTGGATAAACCATTGAAGAAAACGACTCCCCCTGCTCCAGCAGCTATCCAATGTCAATGTCTGTACAGAGAGCCTTTGCTTTATAAGACCCTCTCTCATCTATGACTGAATGGAAACAAACTCAGTTTTGCAAACTtatgtgtagtctcccctcccctagcctgaaacctgcttgctcaggggtggagcttcctgctcattcgttctgccacgcccactgctggaacctgcggagacacagtgcacctttctactggaccagagattattcggcgggaatcgggtcccctccctcttccttcataactagtgtcgcaacaataaaatttgagccttgatcagagtaactctcttggctacattcttttctctcgccacctagcccctcttctcttccaggtttccaaaatgcctttccaggctagaacccaggttgtggtctgctggccagacacaacaattggcgaaccaacgcgggactgagaaacggcaaaggatttttggaagagacgctgctggttcggagctccataaaataaaggataagggaaattcataccggagaaggtatgggctaagctgagacagcgttaaacccgagcgctggttcacttaggttcagcagtgaggagctgggtatcaggcggtaggccgtagctctccgaagctacatgaggtgtgagaaaagaaagggtttattaaaaggaataggcggattgccccagttaataaaaaatgcatcataagggaggaaaatgtcccaaaaagcagagagaaatatctctctgggccttatagcaggagtactctgttcccttttgtgtcttgtctaatgtccggtgcaccaatctgttctcgtgttcaattcatgtatgttcgtgtccagtctgtatgaatgaatgttctatgttttgtgttggataataaagatggtataaaaaactttatctacaaagccgagagctgccacgtgtttcagccaggaatcagacacgtggcgagagggcccctgctagaaaaactgttcgttttaggaaataagggcgagtgcacagcctcttagtttcggagtaaaaaagctaataaatggttcatgattaatgtgtttgacaatggtaaagtgttttttattttatgattgtagctacaaaaattattattctctgattggtctaaatgtaactgcttcatttggttcttttttattggtaatgtgctctgagtgttttcacaatcagctcataagttgttggttaagattaataattgttacattgctacagatggttagtgttaaatttgataactcaagtttagagtccttccgacacatggcataaggcagcccaagaggctgggtctctaaagatatttctagtttaggtaataattaatgtggttcgtatcctaaatagtaaaatttaaaataagatttaaagcaatgtctttttattaaagcattaaagcttgctttaataggtattcataggtattaattgacatccaaacttcgtaatatgatagtaatgcttctaatattgattttaaagataataaattgttttaaacttgggttttgctttcccaaggttatagatattatcctaaccttacacaaaaaacttaaaaattatggttaaaactgctattgttccattgactgcagcttacagtttgatttcaaatttaagatctttaattcacctgtatactgtaattaagataattacaagagtaatcatcttatgagagcgctcatacagctcacttcatacaaaactgtgacagagttatctagttatgtttgtctttgtgaatagattagacaaacagtttggttatagttgctgcctggcaggaaactgcagtacgggcaattttttcacaacactaaagttgtgaagaacgttttaactgtaagtcatcttaagaaagagtatcaaaatttagaggcatagacagttatattgtttctctaaaatcggtccttattacaggagggccaagatgctcagattaaaaagtattttacgtttgagtcaatgcagggctctgggcagccccagagcagcttgtggcctttcttttgttttgcaaacagtgcctgagaaagatttttccctgcgttcaagagaaattctttttaacagtgttgcagatctattcagatgtttaaaataatgcttaaattcaaagagttttgcttctagtgaactgtaatcactagaaaattttgcctctaggtatggctaatgtaactacattatgtaagaaaattttttattgtttctgcttctatacaagaagccaagagttttaatctttcagtgtatattgtttcttaagtgaaaagtattttattaactaatgcttcttaaagtttaccttaaatccttgctctcacccaaaagattcagagacaatatccttttattacttagggttttagtttactacaaaagtttctacaaaaaataaagcttttataattgttattaattggtaattaaaaattggttgtgcccaaaacaattctttggccaaaaaaaaaaacgttattgtaaagtcatttttctcatcctcccagccaatggttggcccatgtgggcccaactagcttctgtggggcaaagtcttaagacacagtttcccctgttccagcacagatgatctagttgtgtgctgtagatggtgttttaaaatgctgaacaatcaaaccttaatctgtatattaatagtcaatgccatatctctgagctcgcaattgcttaaattgttcatccctcagatactattaattctcaaatttacaattgcttatatttctagttaataaataaattatgcacatgtgactcttaataactttgcaagccttctagttacaactgctccttaagaaaattgattaaaagtgcaattagtcactgcccctttacagccatgtatttaaaatattttgtcaactagttattaattcaaaagtttaggtattataaaattt is part of the Mus musculus strain C57BL/6J chromosome 17, GRCm38.p6 C57BL/6J genome and harbors:
- the Esp5 gene encoding exocrine gland secreted peptide 5 precursor, whose translation is MKNYEKVSTMTPLPVMFFLLTLLLPSMHTDGRVLTQTQNESTKSSNHKKNHKAVLDKTDRQDKGNKQAPEKVFCASIDDQTLVEDLATANQHKLILSKNKISQSNCCTQKHQVDPVNLNHMASRLQRTRVRHQEDSSKRKVIVGLDEFLDLVKKILISH
- the Gm44501 gene encoding Esp6-Esp5 readthrough precursor yields the protein MTPLPVMFFLLTLLLPSMHTDGRVLTQTQNESTKSSNHKKNHKAVLDKTDRQDKGNKQAPEKVFCASIDDQTLVEDLATANQHKLILSKNKISQSNCCTQKHQVDPVNLNHMASRLQRTRVRHQEDSSKRKVIVGLDEFLDLVKKILISH